Proteins from a genomic interval of Rhizobium etli CFN 42:
- a CDS encoding GNAT family N-acetyltransferase, with protein MYFVRTAGERDLEKVRVLLVESFHATYDDLHGKTKVDDLIAHLFTPAALKARLVRRDAEFLVADNGRNIGGMGYAALSQALTKTVMLHLLYVDPSLQRQGIGRDIFAELETCFPDAEIMRLEVEPQNAAAIAFYQAHGFTEVGRNENSAPGQSGIPSLIFEKTLEGH; from the coding sequence GTGTATTTCGTCCGCACCGCCGGAGAGCGTGACCTCGAAAAGGTGCGCGTTCTTCTGGTGGAGAGCTTTCACGCCACCTATGACGACCTCCACGGCAAAACAAAGGTGGATGATCTGATCGCCCATCTCTTTACGCCGGCAGCGCTGAAGGCGCGGCTGGTACGCAGGGATGCCGAGTTCCTCGTCGCCGATAATGGCCGCAACATCGGCGGCATGGGTTATGCAGCGTTGTCGCAGGCGCTGACGAAGACGGTCATGCTGCATCTCCTCTACGTCGACCCGTCACTGCAGCGCCAGGGCATCGGCCGCGATATCTTCGCCGAGCTCGAAACCTGCTTTCCGGATGCTGAGATCATGCGTCTGGAAGTCGAACCGCAGAATGCGGCGGCGATCGCCTTCTATCAGGCGCATGGTTTCACCGAAGTCGGCCGCAACGAGAACAGCGCGCCCGGACAATCCGGCATTCCCTCGCTGATTTTCGAAAAAACGCTGGAAGGGCATTGA
- a CDS encoding NADH:ubiquinone oxidoreductase subunit NDUFA12 gives MRNLLVQIFTWWNSQTIGTRFATWRFGKRVGEDEFGNVYYEGGMSSYGLPKRWVIYKGYAEASAIPPGWHGWMHHRTDVPPSKENYVAKEWQKAHRPNLTGSPQAYRPPGSLAVPGERPRVTGDYDAWTPGN, from the coding sequence ATGCGGAATCTTCTGGTTCAAATCTTCACCTGGTGGAACAGTCAGACGATAGGCACGCGTTTTGCGACCTGGCGTTTTGGAAAGCGCGTCGGCGAGGATGAATTCGGCAACGTCTATTATGAAGGCGGCATGTCTTCCTACGGCCTGCCGAAGCGCTGGGTGATCTACAAAGGCTATGCCGAAGCCTCCGCCATTCCGCCGGGCTGGCATGGTTGGATGCATCATCGCACCGATGTTCCGCCATCCAAGGAAAACTACGTCGCCAAGGAATGGCAGAAGGCGCATCGTCCGAACCTCACTGGATCGCCGCAGGCTTACCGTCCGCCGGGCTCGCTCGCGGTTCCCGGCGAGCGGCCGCGTGTCACCGGCGATTACGACGCCTGGACGCCCGGCAATTGA
- a CDS encoding DUF2155 domain-containing protein — MKLFTRNMVLRGAGSLLALAALLPPVAAHAARIDNPVAVFSGLDKITGRITTFDVYVNETVQFGALQVTPKACYSRDQAEAQKIDGFVEVDEITLDRKIRRIFTGWMFADSPGLNAVEHPIYDVWLKDCKATSDVPAPDSAKAPTR, encoded by the coding sequence ATGAAGCTCTTCACGCGGAACATGGTCCTGCGTGGCGCCGGATCGCTGCTGGCGCTCGCGGCTCTGCTTCCACCGGTTGCGGCGCATGCCGCACGCATCGACAATCCGGTTGCCGTCTTCTCCGGCCTCGACAAGATCACCGGCCGCATCACCACCTTCGACGTCTATGTCAATGAGACGGTACAGTTTGGCGCCCTGCAGGTGACGCCGAAGGCCTGCTATTCGCGCGACCAGGCGGAAGCGCAGAAGATCGACGGTTTCGTCGAGGTCGACGAAATTACCCTCGACCGCAAGATCCGCCGCATCTTTACCGGCTGGATGTTCGCCGACAGCCCCGGCCTGAACGCCGTCGAGCACCCGATCTACGACGTCTGGCTGAAGGACTGCAAGGCGACCTCGGATGTGCCGGCCCCCGATAGCGCCAAGGCGCCAACCCGCTGA
- a CDS encoding DUF2167 domain-containing protein has product MKRHFGAAIFFALLTSHAEARPYREMFPGRNFSDAEKPLLQKLDFQEGAIKLPEAKATLNLPQGFYYLNPADTKTVLVDIWGNPPTAAEGRLGMIFPAKYAPTDPESWGSIVEYSADGYVSDSDAATTNYDELLQSIKESIRERNPEREKQGFPKITLVGWASAPRYDKPAHAMHWARDLIFGNDMKAEHTLNYSVRVFGREGVFEFDFIAVLSQLKEIEEAIPTVTKLVEFDKGMAYTDYVDGDKIAAYGMAGMIAAGAGAKIAAKVGLLALALAFFKKAGVLVVIVLGGALRFAKGLFTRNKTPTA; this is encoded by the coding sequence TTGAAACGACATTTTGGGGCCGCGATTTTTTTCGCCTTGCTCACAAGTCACGCCGAGGCACGCCCTTATCGAGAGATGTTCCCCGGCAGAAATTTTTCGGACGCAGAAAAACCACTTCTGCAAAAGCTCGATTTTCAGGAAGGTGCGATCAAGCTGCCCGAAGCGAAGGCGACATTGAACCTGCCGCAGGGCTTTTACTATCTGAACCCTGCCGACACGAAGACGGTGCTTGTCGATATTTGGGGAAATCCGCCGACGGCGGCTGAGGGAAGGCTGGGGATGATCTTCCCGGCGAAATATGCGCCGACCGACCCGGAATCCTGGGGATCAATCGTGGAATACAGCGCGGATGGCTATGTCTCCGATAGCGATGCCGCCACGACGAATTACGACGAGCTGTTGCAAAGTATCAAGGAGTCGATCAGGGAAAGAAATCCCGAGCGCGAAAAGCAAGGTTTCCCAAAAATCACCCTTGTCGGCTGGGCTTCAGCGCCGCGCTATGACAAGCCGGCGCATGCGATGCACTGGGCGCGCGATCTGATATTCGGCAACGATATGAAAGCCGAGCACACGCTGAATTATTCAGTGCGCGTGTTCGGTCGGGAAGGTGTCTTTGAATTCGACTTCATTGCCGTACTGAGCCAGTTGAAGGAGATCGAGGAGGCCATTCCCACGGTCACGAAGCTCGTGGAGTTCGACAAAGGGATGGCCTACACCGACTACGTTGACGGCGACAAAATCGCGGCCTACGGCATGGCAGGAATGATCGCAGCAGGCGCCGGCGCCAAGATTGCCGCAAAGGTAGGGCTTCTGGCGCTTGCCCTTGCCTTCTTCAAAAAGGCAGGCGTTCTCGTCGTTATCGTGCTGGGTGGGGCGCTTCGCTTTGCTAAGGGGCTTTTCACGAGGAATAAGACGCCGACCGCGTAG
- the aat gene encoding leucyl/phenylalanyl-tRNA--protein transferase, translated as MAGPRRKSPGITPDILLRAYSIGLFPMAESADDPEIFWVEPELRGVLPLDNFHISKSLAKRVRRRPFEIRFDHDFEQVIAACAEETSGRPSTWINQTIRSLYATLFEIGHAHTVEAWDGDELVGGLYGVSLGSAFFGESMFSRRTDASKICLVHLVERLREKGFTLLDTQFTTEHLKTFGAIDVPKAEYALLLAVAMESPHLKF; from the coding sequence ATGGCAGGACCGCGCAGGAAGTCACCAGGCATAACCCCTGACATCCTCCTGCGCGCCTATTCCATCGGCCTCTTTCCGATGGCCGAGTCCGCCGACGACCCGGAGATCTTCTGGGTCGAACCGGAACTGCGCGGCGTCCTGCCGCTCGATAATTTCCACATCTCGAAAAGCCTCGCCAAGAGGGTGCGCAGGAGACCTTTCGAAATCCGTTTCGATCACGATTTCGAACAAGTTATCGCTGCTTGCGCAGAAGAGACATCGGGCCGCCCGAGCACCTGGATCAACCAGACGATCAGATCGCTTTACGCGACACTCTTCGAGATCGGTCATGCCCACACCGTCGAAGCCTGGGACGGCGATGAACTTGTCGGCGGCCTTTACGGCGTCTCTCTCGGCTCCGCCTTTTTCGGTGAAAGCATGTTCTCACGCCGGACCGACGCTTCCAAGATTTGCCTCGTGCATCTGGTCGAGCGCCTCAGGGAGAAGGGCTTCACTCTACTCGACACGCAGTTCACCACCGAGCACCTGAAGACGTTCGGCGCGATCGACGTTCCGAAGGCTGAATATGCCCTGCTGCTTGCCGTAGCGATGGAATCGCCCCACCTGAAGTTTTAA